One region of Mangifera indica cultivar Alphonso chromosome 3, CATAS_Mindica_2.1, whole genome shotgun sequence genomic DNA includes:
- the LOC123209911 gene encoding DExH-box ATP-dependent RNA helicase DExH16, mitochondrial isoform X3, whose amino-acid sequence MAVSLLRHRKASASGMSSILRGNVESFSQNSETKFGVNVGVMIKKYSSCSSTTKFDFTDLTRPHTWYPRARNKIRKVFLHVGPTNSGKTHRALKRLELSSTGIYCGPLRLLAWEVAKRLNRANVPCDLITGQEREEVDGAKHKAVTVEMADVTTDYDCAVIDEIQMLGCRTRGFSFTRALLGLSADELHLCGDAAAVPLIQEILKVAGDDVKVQSHERLSPLVPLNVPLGTFSNVRTGDCIVTFSRRDIYRLKKKIESSGKHLCSVVYGSLPPETRSRQATMFNDASSELDVLVASDAIGMGLNLNISRIIFSTMEKFDGVEMRELTVPEVKQIAGRAGRYGSKFPVGEVTCLDSEDLPLLHSSLDSASPTLECAGLFPTFDLIYMYSRLHPKSGLHEILEHFLENAKLSENYFIANFEEVLKVAAVIDELPLGLHDKYLFCISPVDMNDDISSQGLTQFATTYAKKGIVRLREIFTPGTLTVPKTETALKELESIYKVLDLYVWLSFRLEDSFPDRELASSQKAICSQLIEEFLERLGWQKPKAKRVMPRLGTASSSLFSRNKQYL is encoded by the exons ATGGCTGTTTCACTACTTCGACACCGAAAGGCTTCAGCTTCGGGAATGTCTTCCATACTTCGAG GTAATGTGGAGTCCTTTAGCCAGAATTCGGAAACAAAGTTTGGAGTTAATGTTGGTGTTATGATAAAGAAGTACAGCAGCTGCAGCAGTACCACTAAGTTTGATTTTACAGACCTGAC TCGGCCTCATACATGGTACCCACGTGCTCGCAACAAGATTCGTAAAGTTTTTCTACATGTGGGACCTACAAACAGTGGTAAAACACACCGGGCTCTAAAGCGGCTTGAATTGAGTTCTACTG GCATTTATTGTGGACCATTGAGATTGTTGGCATGGGAGGTGGCAAAACGGTTGAACAGGGCAAATGTTCCTTGTGATCTGATTACTGGACAGGAGAGAGAGGAAGTTGATGGTGCAAAACACAAGGCTGTGACAGTTGAGATGGCTGATGTTACTACTGATTATGATTGTGCTGTAATTGACGAAATTCAG ATGTTGGGGTGTAGGACCAGGGGTTTTTCCTTTACCCGTGCTCTATTGGGGCTTTCTGCTGATGAACTTCACCTTTGTGGGGATGCAGCTGCTGTTCCTCTGATCCAGGAAATACTTAAAGTAGCTGGTGATGATGTGAAA GTTCAATCCCATGAAAGACTTTCACCACTAGTTCCATTGAACGTTCCTCTTGGAACTTTTTCTAACGTACGAACAGGTGACTGCATTGTAACTTTTTCACGTCGTGATATATACAGATTAAAG AAAAAGATTGAAAGTTCGGGAAAGCATCTTTGTTCTGTTGTTTATGGTTCACTGCCACCAGAGACTCGATCAAGACAG GCAACCATGTTTAATGATGCAAGCAGTGAACTTGATGTTCTTGTGGCAAGTGATGCTATTGGAATGGGTCTTAATCTGAACATTTCTAGGATTATATTTTCAACAatggaaaaatttgatggtgtgGAGATGCGAGAGCTCACTGTTCCTGAGGTCAAACAAATCGCAG GGAGAGCTGGCAGGTATGGGTCAAAGTTTCCAGTTGGTGAAGTGACCTGTTTAGATTCAGAGGATCTACCTTTGCTTCATTCATCTCTGGATTCTGCATCACCAACACTAGAG TGTGCTGGACTATTTCCAACATTTGATCTCATTTACATGTATTCGCGTTTACATCCAAAAAGTGGCCTTCATGAAATATTG GAGCATTTCCTTGAGAATGCAAAATTATCTGAAAACTATTTTATTGCCAATTTTGAAGAAGTTTTG AAAGTTGCTGCAGTTATTGATGAATTGCCCCTTGGTTTGCATGATAAATACCTGTTTTGTATCAG TCCAGTTGACATGAATGATGACATTTCATCTCAGGGTCTCACACAG TTTGCGACGACCTATGCAAAGAAAGGCATTGTCCGACTTCGAGAAATATTTACACCTGGTACGCTTACAGTGCCAAAAACAGAAACTGCACTCAAGGAACTTGAATCCATTTACAAG GTCTTGGATCTCTATGTGTGGTTAAGTTTCCGATTGGAGGACTCATTTCCAGACCGCG
- the LOC123209911 gene encoding DExH-box ATP-dependent RNA helicase DExH16, mitochondrial isoform X2, whose product MFSFELKIMAVSLLRHRKASASGMSSILRGNVESFSQNSETKFGVNVGVMIKKYSSCSSTTKFDFTDLTRPHTWYPRARNKIRKVFLHVGPTNSGKTHRALKRLELSSTGIYCGPLRLLAWEVAKRLNRANVPCDLITGQEREEVDGAKHKAVTVEMADVTTDYDCAVIDEIQMLGCRTRGFSFTRALLGLSADELHLCGDAAAVPLIQEILKVAGDDVKVQSHERLSPLVPLNVPLGTFSNVRTGDCIVTFSRRDIYRLKKKIESSGKHLCSVVYGSLPPETRSRQATMFNDASSELDVLVASDAIGMGLNLNISRIIFSTMEKFDGVEMRELTVPEVKQIAGRAGRYGSKFPVGEVTCLDSEDLPLLHSSLDSASPTLECAGLFPTFDLIYMYSRLHPKSGLHEILEHFLENAKLSENYFIANFEEVLKVAAVIDELPLGLHDKYLFCISPVDMNDDISSQGLTQFATTYAKKGIVRLREIFTPGTLTVPKTETALKELESIYKVLDLYVWLSFRLEDSFPDRELASSQKAICSQLIEEFLERLGWQKPKAKRVMPRLGTASSSLFSRNKQYL is encoded by the exons ATGTTCTCCTTCGA GTTAAAAATTATGGCTGTTTCACTACTTCGACACCGAAAGGCTTCAGCTTCGGGAATGTCTTCCATACTTCGAG GTAATGTGGAGTCCTTTAGCCAGAATTCGGAAACAAAGTTTGGAGTTAATGTTGGTGTTATGATAAAGAAGTACAGCAGCTGCAGCAGTACCACTAAGTTTGATTTTACAGACCTGAC TCGGCCTCATACATGGTACCCACGTGCTCGCAACAAGATTCGTAAAGTTTTTCTACATGTGGGACCTACAAACAGTGGTAAAACACACCGGGCTCTAAAGCGGCTTGAATTGAGTTCTACTG GCATTTATTGTGGACCATTGAGATTGTTGGCATGGGAGGTGGCAAAACGGTTGAACAGGGCAAATGTTCCTTGTGATCTGATTACTGGACAGGAGAGAGAGGAAGTTGATGGTGCAAAACACAAGGCTGTGACAGTTGAGATGGCTGATGTTACTACTGATTATGATTGTGCTGTAATTGACGAAATTCAG ATGTTGGGGTGTAGGACCAGGGGTTTTTCCTTTACCCGTGCTCTATTGGGGCTTTCTGCTGATGAACTTCACCTTTGTGGGGATGCAGCTGCTGTTCCTCTGATCCAGGAAATACTTAAAGTAGCTGGTGATGATGTGAAA GTTCAATCCCATGAAAGACTTTCACCACTAGTTCCATTGAACGTTCCTCTTGGAACTTTTTCTAACGTACGAACAGGTGACTGCATTGTAACTTTTTCACGTCGTGATATATACAGATTAAAG AAAAAGATTGAAAGTTCGGGAAAGCATCTTTGTTCTGTTGTTTATGGTTCACTGCCACCAGAGACTCGATCAAGACAG GCAACCATGTTTAATGATGCAAGCAGTGAACTTGATGTTCTTGTGGCAAGTGATGCTATTGGAATGGGTCTTAATCTGAACATTTCTAGGATTATATTTTCAACAatggaaaaatttgatggtgtgGAGATGCGAGAGCTCACTGTTCCTGAGGTCAAACAAATCGCAG GGAGAGCTGGCAGGTATGGGTCAAAGTTTCCAGTTGGTGAAGTGACCTGTTTAGATTCAGAGGATCTACCTTTGCTTCATTCATCTCTGGATTCTGCATCACCAACACTAGAG TGTGCTGGACTATTTCCAACATTTGATCTCATTTACATGTATTCGCGTTTACATCCAAAAAGTGGCCTTCATGAAATATTG GAGCATTTCCTTGAGAATGCAAAATTATCTGAAAACTATTTTATTGCCAATTTTGAAGAAGTTTTG AAAGTTGCTGCAGTTATTGATGAATTGCCCCTTGGTTTGCATGATAAATACCTGTTTTGTATCAG TCCAGTTGACATGAATGATGACATTTCATCTCAGGGTCTCACACAG TTTGCGACGACCTATGCAAAGAAAGGCATTGTCCGACTTCGAGAAATATTTACACCTGGTACGCTTACAGTGCCAAAAACAGAAACTGCACTCAAGGAACTTGAATCCATTTACAAG GTCTTGGATCTCTATGTGTGGTTAAGTTTCCGATTGGAGGACTCATTTCCAGACCGCG
- the LOC123209911 gene encoding DExH-box ATP-dependent RNA helicase DExH16, mitochondrial isoform X1, with protein sequence MLKIMAVSLLRHRKASASGMSSILRGNVESFSQNSETKFGVNVGVMIKKYSSCSSTTKFDFTDLTRPHTWYPRARNKIRKVFLHVGPTNSGKTHRALKRLELSSTGIYCGPLRLLAWEVAKRLNRANVPCDLITGQEREEVDGAKHKAVTVEMADVTTDYDCAVIDEIQMLGCRTRGFSFTRALLGLSADELHLCGDAAAVPLIQEILKVAGDDVKVQSHERLSPLVPLNVPLGTFSNVRTGDCIVTFSRRDIYRLKKKIESSGKHLCSVVYGSLPPETRSRQATMFNDASSELDVLVASDAIGMGLNLNISRIIFSTMEKFDGVEMRELTVPEVKQIAGRAGRYGSKFPVGEVTCLDSEDLPLLHSSLDSASPTLECAGLFPTFDLIYMYSRLHPKSGLHEILEHFLENAKLSENYFIANFEEVLKVAAVIDELPLGLHDKYLFCISPVDMNDDISSQGLTQFATTYAKKGIVRLREIFTPGTLTVPKTETALKELESIYKVLDLYVWLSFRLEDSFPDRELASSQKAICSQLIEEFLERLGWQKPKAKRVMPRLGTASSSLFSRNKQYL encoded by the exons AT GTTAAAAATTATGGCTGTTTCACTACTTCGACACCGAAAGGCTTCAGCTTCGGGAATGTCTTCCATACTTCGAG GTAATGTGGAGTCCTTTAGCCAGAATTCGGAAACAAAGTTTGGAGTTAATGTTGGTGTTATGATAAAGAAGTACAGCAGCTGCAGCAGTACCACTAAGTTTGATTTTACAGACCTGAC TCGGCCTCATACATGGTACCCACGTGCTCGCAACAAGATTCGTAAAGTTTTTCTACATGTGGGACCTACAAACAGTGGTAAAACACACCGGGCTCTAAAGCGGCTTGAATTGAGTTCTACTG GCATTTATTGTGGACCATTGAGATTGTTGGCATGGGAGGTGGCAAAACGGTTGAACAGGGCAAATGTTCCTTGTGATCTGATTACTGGACAGGAGAGAGAGGAAGTTGATGGTGCAAAACACAAGGCTGTGACAGTTGAGATGGCTGATGTTACTACTGATTATGATTGTGCTGTAATTGACGAAATTCAG ATGTTGGGGTGTAGGACCAGGGGTTTTTCCTTTACCCGTGCTCTATTGGGGCTTTCTGCTGATGAACTTCACCTTTGTGGGGATGCAGCTGCTGTTCCTCTGATCCAGGAAATACTTAAAGTAGCTGGTGATGATGTGAAA GTTCAATCCCATGAAAGACTTTCACCACTAGTTCCATTGAACGTTCCTCTTGGAACTTTTTCTAACGTACGAACAGGTGACTGCATTGTAACTTTTTCACGTCGTGATATATACAGATTAAAG AAAAAGATTGAAAGTTCGGGAAAGCATCTTTGTTCTGTTGTTTATGGTTCACTGCCACCAGAGACTCGATCAAGACAG GCAACCATGTTTAATGATGCAAGCAGTGAACTTGATGTTCTTGTGGCAAGTGATGCTATTGGAATGGGTCTTAATCTGAACATTTCTAGGATTATATTTTCAACAatggaaaaatttgatggtgtgGAGATGCGAGAGCTCACTGTTCCTGAGGTCAAACAAATCGCAG GGAGAGCTGGCAGGTATGGGTCAAAGTTTCCAGTTGGTGAAGTGACCTGTTTAGATTCAGAGGATCTACCTTTGCTTCATTCATCTCTGGATTCTGCATCACCAACACTAGAG TGTGCTGGACTATTTCCAACATTTGATCTCATTTACATGTATTCGCGTTTACATCCAAAAAGTGGCCTTCATGAAATATTG GAGCATTTCCTTGAGAATGCAAAATTATCTGAAAACTATTTTATTGCCAATTTTGAAGAAGTTTTG AAAGTTGCTGCAGTTATTGATGAATTGCCCCTTGGTTTGCATGATAAATACCTGTTTTGTATCAG TCCAGTTGACATGAATGATGACATTTCATCTCAGGGTCTCACACAG TTTGCGACGACCTATGCAAAGAAAGGCATTGTCCGACTTCGAGAAATATTTACACCTGGTACGCTTACAGTGCCAAAAACAGAAACTGCACTCAAGGAACTTGAATCCATTTACAAG GTCTTGGATCTCTATGTGTGGTTAAGTTTCCGATTGGAGGACTCATTTCCAGACCGCG